Proteins found in one Synechococcales cyanobacterium T60_A2020_003 genomic segment:
- a CDS encoding trypsin-like peptidase domain-containing protein: MTKPLFQTLTTGLLVSGTAVGLNVLNALSPVELLNPAQLGRAQPQMAIAQTDVEEAIRVRVYREASPAVVSIETPDSTGSGSIIREDGLILTNAHVVAGASTVKVILADGTELTGDVIAFADGGLDLAAVKVPGQTNLPTIPIANPDSVEVGQSAFAIGNPFGQFQNTFTVGIVSRIDRDRGLIQTDAAINPGNSGGPLINSNGELIGVNTSIFTTGDGGNIGLGFAISIDQVEPFLVAIAEGRASTTAQQFPNSGGRPPEQIALNSQPVEGQLDNGSSVLPFDNSFYNTYQFEGRAGQQVIIEMISQDIDAYLILLDPNGRELSQDDDGGGGTNARIIVSLPENGTYTLLANSYGPGEAGLYTLRVGEVGPTAPSRSTATAPTSVLLREQGVLGRGSQVLAEDGSYYDEYSFEGETEQTVTISLESNEFDPYLIVLTPDGQVLAQNDDANARTTNSQIRVTLPMRGTYTIYANSYDSTGRGQYTLTVR, from the coding sequence ATGACGAAACCTCTCTTCCAAACCTTGACCACAGGACTCCTGGTGTCCGGAACAGCCGTTGGTCTCAATGTGCTGAATGCCCTATCTCCGGTAGAACTGCTCAATCCCGCTCAGTTGGGTCGTGCCCAGCCTCAAATGGCGATCGCTCAAACCGATGTTGAAGAAGCCATCCGGGTGCGCGTGTATCGTGAGGCCAGTCCAGCCGTGGTCTCCATTGAGACCCCCGATAGCACAGGCAGCGGCAGCATCATCCGCGAAGATGGCCTGATTCTGACCAACGCCCACGTTGTCGCCGGAGCTTCGACGGTGAAAGTCATCCTCGCCGATGGCACAGAGTTAACCGGCGATGTCATTGCCTTTGCCGATGGTGGGCTTGACCTTGCCGCCGTCAAAGTCCCCGGCCAAACGAACCTTCCTACGATTCCAATTGCAAACCCAGACTCAGTCGAGGTTGGACAATCAGCCTTTGCTATTGGAAACCCCTTTGGTCAGTTTCAAAACACGTTTACGGTCGGTATTGTCAGCCGGATTGATCGCGATCGCGGCCTGATTCAAACCGACGCAGCGATTAATCCGGGTAATTCCGGTGGCCCCCTCATTAACAGCAACGGAGAACTCATTGGCGTCAACACCTCCATTTTCACGACCGGAGATGGGGGAAATATCGGTCTGGGATTCGCAATTTCGATTGATCAGGTAGAACCGTTCCTCGTGGCGATCGCCGAAGGTCGAGCCTCAACAACCGCACAACAGTTCCCCAACTCCGGTGGCCGCCCTCCAGAGCAAATCGCTCTAAACTCGCAACCCGTTGAAGGGCAACTAGACAACGGCAGCAGTGTCTTACCCTTCGATAACAGCTTCTACAACACCTACCAATTTGAAGGACGAGCGGGGCAACAGGTCATTATCGAAATGATAAGTCAGGATATTGACGCCTACCTTATCCTGCTAGATCCCAACGGTCGCGAACTCTCTCAGGATGACGATGGGGGCGGCGGTACGAATGCCCGCATCATCGTTTCGTTACCCGAAAATGGAACCTATACCTTACTAGCAAACTCCTATGGCCCTGGTGAGGCAGGACTGTACACCCTACGAGTTGGCGAGGTTGGCCCCACAGCCCCCTCTCGGTCTACCGCTACGGCTCCAACCTCTGTCTTACTGCGGGAACAAGGCGTTCTGGGTCGCGGATCGCAGGTTCTAGCAGAGGATGGAAGCTACTACGACGAGTACAGTTTTGAGGGAGAAACGGAACAAACCGTGACGATCTCGCTGGAAAGCAATGAGTTCGACCCCTATCTGATTGTGCTAACGCCGGATGGTCAGGTGTTGGCGCAAAACGATGATGCCAACGCTAGAACAACGAACTCACAAATTAGGGTGACGCTGCCGATGCGTGGTACATACACAATTTACGCAAACTCCTACGACAGCACTGGGCGGGGACAGTACACCTTAACCGTTCGGTAG